In one Sneathia sanguinegens genomic region, the following are encoded:
- a CDS encoding MATE family efflux transporter translates to MKSIYKRILIIAIPVAFENMIFSLINFVDIFMIGKIGTAAISALGIANQIFFIFSCSVFGLLSGANVLSAQYYGIKDYFSLRKIMSLTIILGLFMSLPFMFMILQDPEGIIRFYTKDAQVINYSIQYLKISIYTFPLFSIAFSFAMQLRAINKPKYSLYSSIAALFINVFLNLILIPRYGVAGAATATLIARFSTTIYLYLILLYRKIPIIPRFKEIKYIDLNFIKKLLSISALTFIHEVLWVFADTIKVMLLGRMGTQAFSAIQIVVGINGLLFTLFIGLTNASAIIIGNEIGKSDKIVVYNFSKDCLKLFTYVMVVVIILLNLIAPFAINLMKLENELTMITKRLILSQSVVTVLYSYSMFYLSGMLRAGGDVMFSMLVEILLVWLVGLPLTYLAVDILNLSVYWVYIFARIDDLFKLYPCLKRYFSKKWIRKAI, encoded by the coding sequence ATGAAAAGTATATACAAAAGAATTTTAATAATAGCTATACCAGTTGCCTTTGAAAATATGATTTTTAGTTTAATTAATTTTGTTGATATTTTTATGATAGGTAAAATAGGTACAGCCGCAATAAGTGCTTTGGGAATAGCAAATCAGATCTTTTTTATTTTTTCCTGTTCAGTATTTGGCTTACTTAGTGGAGCCAATGTGTTATCAGCTCAGTATTATGGAATAAAAGATTATTTTAGTTTAAGAAAGATAATGTCATTAACTATTATTTTAGGTTTATTTATGTCATTGCCTTTTATGTTTATGATATTACAAGATCCCGAGGGGATAATAAGGTTTTATACAAAAGATGCACAGGTTATAAATTATTCAATTCAATATTTGAAAATATCGATATATACTTTTCCTTTATTTTCAATAGCCTTTTCTTTTGCAATGCAATTAAGGGCAATTAATAAACCTAAGTATTCTTTATATTCATCAATAGCTGCCTTATTTATTAATGTATTTTTAAATTTAATATTAATACCCAGATATGGTGTGGCAGGAGCAGCAACTGCTACTTTAATAGCTAGATTTTCAACGACTATATATCTATATTTAATTTTATTATATAGAAAAATACCTATTATACCTCGTTTTAAAGAGATAAAATATATAGATTTGAATTTTATAAAAAAATTGTTATCTATTTCAGCACTAACTTTTATTCATGAAGTCTTATGGGTATTTGCTGATACAATTAAAGTAATGCTTTTGGGTAGAATGGGAACTCAAGCTTTTTCAGCTATACAAATAGTAGTAGGTATTAATGGTCTATTATTTACACTATTCATAGGTTTGACAAATGCAAGTGCTATAATAATAGGGAATGAAATTGGTAAAAGCGATAAAATTGTGGTATATAATTTTTCAAAAGATTGTTTAAAATTATTCACTTATGTAATGGTTGTGGTAATAATATTACTTAATTTAATAGCACCTTTTGCAATAAATCTTATGAAATTAGAGAATGAATTAACAATGATAACAAAGAGATTGATACTATCGCAATCAGTAGTAACAGTTCTATATTCATATAGTATGTTCTATTTATCAGGCATGCTTCGTGCAGGAGGAGATGTAATGTTTTCAATGTTAGTTGAAATATTACTAGTTTGGTTAGTAGGTTTACCACTAACATATTTGGCAGTAGATATTTTAAATCTTTCAGTATATTGGGTATATATTTTTGCAAGAATAGATGATTTATTTAAGCTATATCCTTGTTTAAAAAGATATTTTAGTAAGAAATGGATAAGAAAGGCAATATGA
- a CDS encoding endonuclease/exonuclease/phosphatase family protein, translated as MKKLIIIIAIFFECICFSKRITLASFNVERLGESKKDYVSLAKIVSKFDIIALEEVMNTDGLDKLLKHLNNYSYIISKPVGSKKYKEHYAILYKKNVVDKIENIGVYNDKNNDFIREPSAFYVKTNKLDMLLIPVHSIFGKNESERVYEATKYIDVYNYFYNKTKQDDIILLGDFNLPANDKAFNRLKRKYNLENIINPIEDKTTLSKKGLASSYDNIFINISKLKAFTNRYGVYNFTMNNYEKIRKYISDHLLIFIELENERD; from the coding sequence ATGAAAAAATTAATAATAATTATTGCAATATTTTTTGAATGTATATGTTTTTCAAAAAGAATAACATTAGCTTCTTTTAATGTAGAAAGATTAGGAGAATCAAAAAAGGACTATGTATCTTTAGCGAAAATTGTTTCAAAATTTGATATTATAGCCTTAGAAGAAGTTATGAATACGGATGGTCTAGATAAGCTATTAAAACATTTAAATAATTATTCCTATATAATATCAAAGCCGGTAGGAAGTAAAAAATATAAAGAACATTATGCTATTTTATATAAAAAAAATGTAGTTGATAAAATAGAAAATATAGGGGTTTATAATGATAAAAATAATGATTTCATTCGTGAACCTTCAGCTTTTTATGTTAAAACAAATAAATTAGATATGCTTTTAATACCAGTACATTCAATTTTTGGTAAAAATGAAAGTGAAAGAGTCTATGAGGCTACAAAATATATAGATGTTTATAATTATTTTTACAATAAGACTAAGCAAGATGATATAATTTTATTAGGAGATTTTAATTTACCTGCAAATGATAAAGCATTTAATAGATTAAAAAGAAAATATAACTTAGAAAATATAATAAATCCTATAGAAGATAAGACTACATTATCTAAAAAAGGTTTGGCTAGTTCTTATGATAATATTTTTATAAATATTTCTAAGTTAAAAGCTTTTACAAATAGATATGGTGTATATAATTTTACAATGAATAATTATGAAAAAATTAGAAAATATATATCGGATCATTTGTTAATATTTATAGAATTGGAAAATGAAAGGGATTGA
- the efp gene encoding elongation factor P gives MKPAMELRQGSTYKKDGVPYIILKAERHQSTSGKRQRAAEMKFKIRDLISGKTQEIIVLTTEIMDDIMLDRYQMQFLYAMDHEYNFMNQENFEQISMREEDLGDAVNYLVEEMVIQVLMYEGTPVGVELPNTVIREITYTEPGLKGDTIGRATKPATINTGYQLQVPLFCKIGDKIKIDTRTGEYIERAN, from the coding sequence ATGAAACCAGCAATGGAATTAAGACAAGGAAGTACTTATAAAAAGGATGGAGTACCTTACATTATACTAAAGGCAGAAAGACACCAATCAACATCAGGTAAAAGACAAAGAGCTGCTGAAATGAAATTTAAAATTAGAGATTTAATTAGTGGAAAAACACAAGAAATTATTGTTTTAACAACAGAAATTATGGATGATATTATGTTAGATAGATATCAAATGCAATTCTTATATGCTATGGATCATGAATATAATTTTATGAATCAAGAAAATTTTGAACAAATAAGCATGAGAGAAGAAGACCTTGGAGATGCAGTTAATTATCTAGTTGAAGAAATGGTAATACAAGTTTTAATGTATGAAGGAACACCAGTAGGAGTTGAATTACCAAATACTGTAATAAGAGAAATAACTTATACAGAACCAGGTCTAAAAGGAGATACTATAGGTAGAGCAACTAAACCTGCAACAATTAATACAGGTTACCAATTACAAGTACCTCTATTCTGTAAAATAGGAGATAAAATAAAAATAGATACAAGAACTGGTGAATATATAGAAAGAGCAAATTAA
- a CDS encoding SIMPL domain-containing protein (The SIMPL domain is named for its presence in mouse protein SIMPL (signalling molecule that associates with mouse pelle-like kinase). Bacterial member BP26, from Brucella, was shown to assemble into a channel-like structure, while YggE from E. coli has been associated with resistance to oxidative stress.), with protein sequence MKKMYDIVIAIILAFGAIISVAIFSNTIDKLNKKNQVVIVKGYAQVDRPVEEYNFVMSIKSKAKDVSSVYNALYEKEDRISANIDYKYTKEDVDLEALSPQGYELTCNYIFHSDKLEDIKKIREEVNKISVQYKDVELNDIQEVYADVDENDLINQAIKDAKKKAYILVKENKKSLGSLIKIKQDKIIKNDKIVSVTVTVTYEIN encoded by the coding sequence ATGAAAAAAATGTATGACATAGTTATTGCGATTATATTAGCTTTTGGAGCTATAATCTCAGTTGCAATATTTTCAAATACTATAGATAAATTGAATAAAAAGAATCAAGTTGTGATAGTAAAAGGTTATGCACAAGTTGATAGACCTGTTGAAGAATATAATTTTGTTATGTCTATAAAGTCAAAGGCCAAAGATGTTAGCTCGGTATATAATGCACTTTATGAAAAAGAAGATAGAATATCTGCAAATATAGACTATAAATATACAAAAGAAGATGTAGACTTAGAAGCACTTTCACCACAAGGTTATGAATTAACTTGTAATTATATTTTCCATTCAGATAAGCTTGAAGACATAAAAAAGATTAGAGAAGAAGTTAACAAAATTAGTGTTCAGTACAAGGATGTAGAATTAAATGATATACAAGAGGTTTATGCTGATGTAGATGAAAATGATTTAATTAATCAAGCTATTAAGGATGCAAAAAAGAAAGCCTATATTCTAGTTAAGGAAAATAAGAAAAGTTTAGGTTCTTTGATTAAAATTAAACAAGATAAAATAATTAAAAATGATAAAATAGTCAGTGTTACAGTTACTGTAACATATGAAATAAATTAG
- a CDS encoding MBL fold metallo-hydrolase, translating to MEIKRFVSNLLSENVYLLSYDKDCIMIDPGGDVEEVLEYIEKNALKLQAILITHGHYDHIASLNKILKKYSVPIYIGKEDKEKLFDFNLSLSALIDGKEYSLDKSAKIIEVTEGMKLFNFVALHTPGHTSGSVCYYAEEENCIFTGDTLFKMAIGRVDFPTGDSRQMRDSLNRLFKLNENIVVYPGHGESTTIGEEYLNYYGTYY from the coding sequence ATGGAAATAAAACGCTTTGTAAGTAATTTACTTTCTGAAAATGTCTATTTATTAAGCTATGATAAAGATTGTATTATGATAGACCCTGGTGGGGATGTTGAAGAAGTTTTGGAATATATTGAAAAGAATGCTTTAAAATTGCAAGCAATATTAATAACACATGGGCATTATGATCATATAGCAAGCTTAAATAAAATATTAAAAAAATATTCTGTTCCTATTTATATAGGAAAAGAAGATAAAGAAAAATTATTTGATTTTAATTTATCTTTATCAGCACTTATCGATGGAAAAGAGTATAGTTTAGATAAGTCTGCTAAAATAATTGAAGTAACTGAAGGAATGAAATTATTTAATTTTGTAGCTTTACATACACCGGGACATACTTCAGGTAGTGTTTGCTATTATGCAGAAGAAGAAAATTGTATTTTTACTGGAGATACCCTATTTAAAATGGCAATAGGAAGAGTTGATTTTCCTACTGGTGATTCAAGACAAATGAGAGATAGTCTTAATAGACTTTTCAAATTAAATGAAAATATAGTAGTATATCCTGGGCATGGAGAAAGTACAACTATTGGAGAAGAATATTTGAATTATTACGGAACATATTATTAA
- a CDS encoding mechanosensitive ion channel family protein → MNELLKYFNYKQFGTYASSNIEKIIFALIILVFFKKIENLIYKIIKKINEKLFSEKAVFTFFNSLTKIIIKLVLIVVILQLLGINLNGIFTLIGALGLILGFAFKETISNVCGGVILLSFKPFKVGDLVEFKNYVGIVKKIEIFYTTILTAQNEYVIIPNGNLINNEIKNINTNKIRRLDLQIGVGYNSNIKQVKKIIKDIIISGENLFELSEEPIIGLTNLGASSIDFDIKVYVKYGKYNEAKYYLYEKLKEVFDKENIEIPYNKLDVNINK, encoded by the coding sequence ATGAATGAGCTTTTAAAATATTTTAATTATAAACAATTCGGTACCTATGCTAGTTCAAATATAGAAAAAATAATTTTTGCCTTAATTATTTTGGTATTTTTTAAGAAGATAGAAAATTTAATTTATAAAATTATAAAAAAAATTAATGAAAAACTTTTTTCAGAAAAGGCAGTTTTTACTTTTTTTAATTCTTTAACGAAGATTATTATTAAATTAGTACTTATAGTCGTGATATTACAATTACTTGGAATTAATTTGAATGGAATATTTACTTTAATAGGAGCCTTAGGTTTAATATTAGGGTTTGCATTCAAAGAAACTATAAGTAATGTTTGTGGAGGTGTAATTTTATTATCCTTCAAACCATTTAAAGTTGGTGATTTAGTAGAATTTAAAAACTATGTGGGTATAGTGAAAAAAATTGAAATTTTTTATACAACTATTTTGACAGCTCAAAATGAATATGTAATAATACCTAATGGGAATCTAATAAATAATGAAATTAAAAATATAAATACAAATAAAATTAGAAGATTAGATTTACAAATAGGAGTTGGGTATAACTCAAATATAAAACAAGTAAAAAAAATAATAAAAGATATAATAATATCTGGAGAAAATTTATTTGAATTAAGTGAAGAACCAATAATAGGCTTAACTAATTTGGGAGCTTCTTCTATAGACTTTGATATAAAAGTATATGTAAAATATGGAAAATATAATGAAGCAAAATATTATTTATATGAAAAGTTAAAAGAAGTTTTTGATAAAGAAAATATTGAAATTCCATATAATAAGTTAGATGTAAATATTAATAAATAA
- the ychF gene encoding redox-regulated ATPase YchF — MIAIGIVGLPNVGKSTLFNAITKTQNALAANYPFATIEPNVGTVAVPDKRMNDLVNLINPKSVVNATVEFVDIAGLVKGASKGEGLGNQFLSNIRNTQAICQVVRCFENNDIIHVEGSIDPIRDIEIINYELIFSDLETIERNLTKNLKLLRGGNKETKALVDVLERCKKNLEEGKLLISLDFTEDELELIKQYQLLTMKPIMYALNVSEEDLADPDSNKYVKVVKEYAKKNKSDAVVFSAKVESELIEIEDEELRQEFIESLGIKEPSLNRLISKGYELLGLITFFTAGEKEVRAWTIKKGTNAQNAAGEIHTDIQKGFIRAEVVDFEKFMEYKGWQGAKVNAAMRLEGKEYIVNDGDVMFFRFNV; from the coding sequence ATGATAGCAATAGGGATTGTAGGTTTACCTAATGTTGGAAAATCAACATTATTTAACGCAATTACAAAAACACAAAATGCACTAGCTGCAAATTATCCATTTGCAACAATAGAACCAAATGTTGGAACTGTTGCAGTGCCAGATAAAAGAATGAATGACTTAGTTAATTTAATCAATCCAAAATCAGTAGTAAATGCAACAGTTGAATTTGTAGATATTGCAGGTTTAGTAAAAGGGGCATCAAAAGGAGAAGGTTTAGGAAATCAATTTTTAAGCAATATTAGAAATACTCAAGCCATATGCCAAGTAGTTAGATGTTTTGAAAATAATGATATAATACATGTAGAGGGAAGTATAGATCCAATAAGAGATATAGAAATTATAAATTATGAATTAATATTTTCAGACTTGGAAACTATAGAAAGAAATTTAACTAAGAATTTAAAATTACTAAGAGGTGGAAATAAAGAAACAAAGGCTTTAGTTGATGTATTAGAAAGATGCAAAAAAAATCTAGAAGAAGGTAAATTGTTAATTAGTTTAGATTTTACTGAAGATGAATTAGAACTTATAAAACAATATCAACTTCTAACAATGAAGCCTATTATGTATGCACTAAATGTTTCAGAAGAAGATTTAGCAGATCCAGATTCTAATAAATACGTGAAAGTAGTTAAAGAATATGCAAAGAAAAATAAAAGTGATGCTGTAGTATTTTCAGCAAAGGTTGAATCTGAATTGATAGAAATAGAAGATGAAGAATTAAGACAAGAATTTATAGAATCTTTAGGTATTAAAGAACCTAGTCTTAATAGATTAATATCTAAGGGTTATGAATTACTAGGTTTAATTACTTTCTTTACAGCTGGAGAAAAGGAAGTAAGAGCTTGGACTATAAAAAAAGGAACAAATGCTCAAAATGCTGCAGGAGAAATTCATACAGATATACAAAAAGGTTTCATTAGAGCTGAAGTAGTAGATTTTGAAAAATTTATGGAATATAAGGGGTGGCAAGGAGCGAAAGTTAATGCTGCAATGAGATTGGAAGGTAAAGAATATATAGTAAATGATGGTGATGTTATGTTCTTTAGATTCAATGTATAG
- a CDS encoding uracil-DNA glycosylase family protein, translating to MWEELETDIKIYAQNVPLFGEGNKNAKILILFDHPTKEMNDVRQIRVGKEYDVLKTIFEYVGIDIKDCYYTLLVKYYIPNLIEDSVRKESMKYLLKEIYLVDPDYIICIGEEIFNYIYKYYTKKREENKLLVDISQSIGNIYELKGMKIVPMYDMYKIKNLKKIEKQKIVDVLKGITK from the coding sequence ATGTGGGAAGAATTAGAAACAGATATAAAGATATATGCACAGAATGTGCCCTTATTTGGAGAAGGTAATAAAAATGCAAAAATACTGATACTATTTGATCATCCAACTAAAGAAATGAATGATGTAAGACAAATAAGAGTTGGTAAGGAATATGATGTTTTAAAAACAATATTTGAATATGTAGGTATAGATATTAAAGACTGTTATTATACTTTGCTTGTTAAATATTATATTCCTAATTTGATAGAAGATAGTGTTAGAAAAGAAAGCATGAAATATTTATTAAAAGAGATATATTTGGTTGATCCAGATTATATTATTTGTATTGGAGAAGAAATATTTAATTATATATATAAATATTATACAAAAAAAAGAGAAGAGAATAAATTGCTTGTAGATATTTCTCAAAGTATAGGAAATATCTATGAATTGAAGGGTATGAAAATAGTACCTATGTATGATATGTACAAAATAAAGAATTTGAAAAAAATAGAAAAACAAAAAATAGTAGATGTATTGAAGGGGATAACAAAATGA
- a CDS encoding MBL fold metallo-hydrolase has product MKLSVLGSGSAGNCSYIEIGGKKFLVDVGYSVKKIREKLATIDRELEQIDAIFITHDHGDHMKAVGTISRKFDIPIYIHKDSLKQIQKKVLKLDMENIRILEDRRVFLDNILIENFDVMHDSAHNLGYTFNHANKKLAYVTDIGKITNIVRQACLDSDFIAFESNYDLDMLLNGSYIWTLKNRVKSNVGHISNEEATKFLSSISNNILKKIFLLHLSSDNNTEELAYNTLKDKIDKRIEINITSQVATKLFELKK; this is encoded by the coding sequence TTGAAATTATCAGTGTTAGGTAGTGGAAGTGCAGGGAATTGTAGTTATATTGAAATCGGTGGAAAAAAATTTTTGGTAGATGTTGGTTATAGTGTGAAAAAAATAAGAGAAAAATTGGCAACTATAGATAGGGAATTAGAACAAATAGATGCCATATTTATAACCCATGATCATGGTGATCATATGAAAGCCGTTGGAACTATATCAAGAAAATTTGATATACCAATATATATACATAAAGATTCACTAAAACAAATTCAAAAAAAAGTACTTAAATTAGATATGGAAAATATAAGAATTTTAGAGGATAGACGAGTATTCTTAGATAATATTTTAATTGAAAATTTTGATGTTATGCATGATTCAGCACATAATTTGGGCTATACTTTTAACCATGCTAACAAGAAATTAGCCTATGTTACAGATATAGGTAAAATAACGAATATAGTTAGACAAGCTTGTTTAGATAGTGATTTTATAGCATTTGAAAGTAATTATGATTTGGATATGCTATTGAATGGTTCATATATTTGGACATTAAAAAATAGAGTTAAAAGTAATGTTGGTCATATTTCTAATGAAGAAGCTACAAAGTTTTTGTCTTCTATATCAAATAATATTTTAAAAAAAATATTTTTGCTTCATTTAAGTTCTGATAATAATACTGAAGAATTGGCATATAATACATTAAAGGACAAGATAGATAAAAGAATAGAAATTAATATAACAAGTCAGGTAGCAACTAAGCTATTTGAACTTAAAAAGTAG
- a CDS encoding GTPase, with translation MIKKICKGCGEVLQSEDKNKKAYIPFEKLLLGDNLICRQCFRLKNYGEVPKELSDKQEYVRIVKESIKKADYILAIFDATDIEASMQHEILDLLESKESIVVLNKIDLLEKYYSLVEISAWFRRKIIENNIFPQSFCFVSSKKNEGIKGILHKIKSLSSKKELKICVIGASNVGKSSVLNRLIGSDRLTTSKYSGTTKKNISTTIKYKDIKITFIDTPGIVPENRLTELVDPAKAVLLMPNKKLKETNLTINENQILFFDSLLYLKVKNKAKIRVLCSKNVQIHVSNEKKIKTLLEGDFFDFFTKEERKKYLEQEFVTESISLTKIDSLDIQGLGFLETDARLELDITYPKKLGICVRESMKFANKRQDDIL, from the coding sequence ATGATTAAAAAAATTTGTAAAGGTTGTGGAGAAGTTTTACAAAGTGAAGATAAAAATAAAAAAGCTTATATCCCTTTTGAAAAGCTTTTATTAGGAGATAATTTAATTTGTAGACAGTGTTTTAGACTTAAAAATTATGGAGAAGTGCCTAAGGAATTGAGTGATAAGCAAGAATATGTTAGAATAGTAAAGGAAAGTATAAAAAAAGCAGACTATATTCTTGCAATTTTTGATGCTACAGATATAGAAGCTTCTATGCAACATGAAATTTTAGACCTTTTGGAAAGTAAAGAAAGTATAGTTGTTTTAAATAAAATAGACTTATTAGAAAAATACTATAGCTTGGTAGAAATATCTGCTTGGTTTAGAAGAAAAATTATTGAAAATAATATATTCCCTCAAAGTTTTTGCTTTGTTTCATCTAAAAAAAATGAAGGTATAAAGGGAATATTACATAAAATAAAAAGTTTGAGTTCAAAAAAAGAGCTTAAAATTTGTGTTATAGGTGCATCAAATGTAGGAAAGTCTAGTGTTTTAAACAGATTAATAGGAAGTGACAGACTAACTACATCTAAATATTCAGGAACGACTAAAAAAAATATTAGTACAACCATAAAATATAAAGATATTAAAATTACCTTTATTGATACTCCGGGTATAGTCCCAGAGAATAGACTTACAGAATTAGTAGATCCAGCTAAGGCAGTTTTACTAATGCCAAATAAAAAATTGAAAGAAACTAATTTAACTATAAATGAAAACCAAATTTTATTCTTTGATAGTTTGCTCTATTTAAAGGTAAAAAATAAGGCAAAAATCAGGGTGCTTTGTTCTAAAAATGTACAAATACATGTATCAAATGAGAAAAAAATTAAAACTTTGCTTGAAGGAGATTTTTTTGATTTTTTTACTAAGGAAGAAAGAAAAAAATATTTGGAACAAGAATTTGTAACTGAGAGTATAAGTTTAACAAAAATAGATAGTTTGGATATACAAGGTTTAGGTTTTTTAGAAACTGATGCTAGATTAGAGTTAGATATAACATATCCCAAAAAATTAGGTATCTGTGTTAGGGAAAGTATGAAATTTGCTAATAAAAGGCAAGATGATATTTTATGA
- the xerA gene encoding site-specific tyrosine recombinase/integron integrase, translating into MRKNLEDYLYYNEVILGKSYNTIRSYRNDIRQLIEYLEENENIHDFSKVEIITLRSFVAYLSISCKSSKRSINRKISAIRSFFDYLVKNDIIKENKAVYVNTPKFENKLPNFLQKEDISKLRACIDTSNILGLRDRAIVEILYSSGLRSAELLELSEYMIDMEKRELKVIGKGDKERITFFSNTAKKYLLEYIQAKKDKMIYDKNIVFANARGGRLTTRSLRRLIENYAKKSGINKELTPHVFRHTFATELLNSGVDIRYVQELLGHSTIATTQFYTHISKKALRDMYLKTRPFSKEGEKDD; encoded by the coding sequence ATGAGAAAAAATTTAGAAGATTATTTGTACTATAATGAAGTAATTTTAGGAAAAAGCTATAATACCATAAGATCATATAGAAATGATATAAGACAACTAATAGAGTATTTAGAAGAAAATGAAAATATACATGATTTCTCAAAGGTTGAAATAATAACTTTGAGATCTTTTGTTGCCTATTTAAGTATTAGTTGTAAATCTTCTAAAAGAAGTATCAATAGAAAAATTTCAGCAATAAGAAGTTTTTTTGATTATTTGGTGAAAAATGATATTATTAAAGAAAATAAGGCAGTTTATGTTAATACACCAAAATTTGAAAATAAATTGCCTAATTTTTTACAAAAAGAAGATATAAGCAAACTTAGAGCTTGTATAGATACAAGTAATATATTGGGGCTTCGTGATAGAGCAATAGTTGAAATCTTATACTCAAGTGGTTTAAGATCAGCAGAATTGCTAGAATTATCTGAATATATGATAGATATGGAAAAAAGAGAATTGAAGGTTATTGGTAAAGGGGACAAGGAAAGAATTACCTTTTTCAGTAATACTGCAAAAAAATATTTACTTGAATACATACAGGCTAAAAAAGATAAGATGATATATGATAAAAATATAGTTTTTGCAAATGCAAGAGGTGGTAGGTTGACTACTAGATCTCTTAGACGACTTATAGAGAATTATGCAAAAAAAAGTGGAATAAATAAGGAATTAACACCTCATGTATTTAGACATACTTTTGCTACAGAATTACTTAATAGTGGCGTAGATATTAGATATGTTCAAGAATTATTAGGGCATAGTACTATAGCTACAACACAATTTTATACACATATTAGCAAGAAAGCATTAAGAGATATGTACTTGAAGACAAGACCATTTTCAAAAGAAGGAGAAAAAGATGATTAA